The DNA window ACAAggaccaccccctccaccccgccaCCGTGGGCCATCTCCCACCTTGCTCCCGGGGCGAGCTCACTTGTTCCAGAGGCAAGCGTGCTTTAGAGGGAAAATCTCTTGGTTTTCAGAACACATCAGGCATGGGGACAAACGTTCGCCGCACCCCCTCCACACATACTAACCCAGGGGCCTGGCTGCAGCCCCTGACACGGGCCTGTGGTGGGCAGCAGAATCAcgcaggagagagggaatcccagcCCTCTGACCCCGACGGCCGTGATcagggccccctccccaccactgcaGTCCTGAGGACTCCACCCGGGTCCAAGGCCTTCTGGCTCAGCCCAGGTCACAGTTAAACTttgctttctgatttttctcttgtgcCCAGGCGACCACCTCCATCGGCTCCCGCCCGGCCTTTCTTCTGAGCTTCGTGGGAGACCCCTCCCGCCTGCCTGGTTTGCCCCCTTGGGGGGCAGATCTGTCCTGGCTGGTGTCCCTGAGCCCCAGACACCAGGCTCTGTGATTTTCTGACCATAATTTATTGACTCCAGTGCCCAGGCCAGACCGCCCTTTGTTCCGTGAAGCTCCTGCGCAAAAGCTTTGCCTGGGCCAcccctcagccctgcctggggcctctgcagagagagcaggaggggcggGTGGCCgtgcagccccccgccccccactcttGGAGTTCTGGTATGAGACCCCACAGCGAGCCCACCTGGCGCTGGGCTGAGGGGCTGGGCTCCTTCCTCTCAATAAAGTGACTCTCCTGGCAAGAACACTGTAGCTGTGTCTCCTTCCCGGCCCCTGGCATCAGCAGGCCGGCCCCCGCCCGGGAGCTGCCCCCAGCAGCAACAACAGGCCTCTGGTGGGGcgacagggagacagaggaatgTGTGGGGTCCCACAAGCAGCAAGCCCCTTCCCGCCATCTCCTGCCTCAGAAggccaggagggaagggaaggcgAGCTTGCTTCCTGGCCCCCATCCCACGCTGAGCTGTGCCAGTGCAGGCTGGGCCCTGGGCTAAGGCACACGCATTACCAGAGGGGACATGGAAAGGGGCCAGAAGGTCCAAGGGTCGCATTCAAATGCTGCAGTGCCGTCCCCTCCATGCATAATTCCCAGGAAAGCAGGTGCAGCCACTGAGCTGTCCCTCCTGGAGGGCCCAGGCCTGTCGGCCAAGCCAACAAGTGTTTCTCGCCTGGCTCCTGGCAGGGAAGAGACACACGAGGGCCACACCTCGGGCTGTGACTGCGTGGCCTCCCCTCCCATAGGAAGCAGTTGGGGGAACGGACCCCAGATCTCACACACACGTGCCCTGCTGCCCCTCCTTTCCCTGTTCTTCCTTCTGGGGCTACGTGGGCACAGGGCGCTTGTCCTGGAAGAAGCGCTTGAGCGTGCAGACTTGGAGCACGGCCACCAGCAGCAGCACAGCCACGTTCACTGCAGACCAGAAGTTGACTCGCTCCAGGTTGCCCTCCTGCAGGTTGCGATCACGTGCCTCAAAGGCCCGCAGGAGCGTCAGCATCTGGATGCTACGCTCCAACCGGGTCTTCATGGTTTCGATGGACTCCTGTggaacagagagaggggcagggtcAGGCCTCTGCCCTTTGGGGAGCAGGGACCAAGAAaactggggggatggggtgagcTTATGTTTCAGGAGGAGAGAGCTGACAGGAAACTTGTGGCCAGACTGCCTGAGTCTAAATCCTCTGGCTGGctgcctggctgtgtgaccttgagcaaatttattagcctctctgggccttcgTTTCCTCTGAATTGCAGTGAGAATTGAATGcctaaataagtattaaaaaaacgGATTTACTAGTGGTTAACAGCATAGTTGCTAAAGCcagactgcctgagttcaaatgCGGCTCTGCCAGTTGCTGTGTGGCTTTAGGAAAGTTATTTAGCCATCCTGTGCCTTAGTTAAAATGGGGCATCAGAAGCACATTTCCTACCTCATATGGAGATTTTGTGAGTTATTTAAGCTCTTAAATTCCTATATCTAGAAATGCACTATTATTTTAACTGTGAGTGGCTACTGTTCTAATTAAGGTGAAGGCACAGTGGGCGGGCGGGTGGGGGGTCAGACAGATGCAGACCCCAGCCAAGGTGGGAGAGTAGGGGAGCACTGTTGCCCCAAGCCAGAGATTTGGGACAAGTGGCCCCGGCTCAGCCTGGGCGCACCTTGATGTCCTCCATCTTGACATCCAGCATCTCCTCAGGCTCCACAGCCTCCGCCCAGCCCTCGACTTCCTCTTCATCCTGCAGGCTGTCAAAGATCAGTTCGAAGAACACCAGCTTCTCAGAAATTGTGCTGAAGGAGTTGTCAAAGCACAGCTTGTAGTCCCCAGCCTCCGTGGGCTCCACCCTGGGAGAAAGACACACAGACGCACATGACCCCCGTTGGCCGGActttgagaggcagggaaggtAGTAACCTGAGGCCaccggggaggggcagggctgaaACTAAACCCAGGCAGACAGTGGGACTTGACTCACGTGTGCACCCCATCTGCCTTGCGGGACTCGCTGACCAGCAGCACGCCCTGAGGGCTCTCGAGTGTGAAATCCACGTCCAGTCCAGCACCTCCGATCACCTGGGGGGACAGGTAAGAGGGTGGAGGGCTAGGGGTAGGCCAAGGGCACCTGCCAGGGAAAGCCAGGGCTGGACCAACCCGCACAGACCCATCCAGGACCACCAGGGGCCTACCTGAGCGCGGACACCTACACCTGCAACCTGGTCCTGCCCCACCTGTCCCTCTGACCGCGCCCCTTGCCTTGGCTCAGTCTTCATTGATAGGACAGCTTTGGGTTGGGCTCTTTCATCTGGTCACGCCCCCGTCGTAATTCCTTGATCGACGTTTACCTGGCCACACCCCAAGTGAGGTGACAGGGCCCTGCTTTCCTTAACCCAACCCCCGAGAAAGCCTCATGTTGACCACGCCCTTTCTAGTAGCCCATCTTGGTCACGCCCACCAGCTCCCCAAGTCGAGCCAACTTTGGCCACGTCCACTCGTGAGGTTCCTGCCCTGCGAGGCGCGCCCTCTTATAAGCGatggccccgccccctccggccGCCTCACTCTAACCCCGCCTCCTGCCATTATTCACACCCACTCCGCTCCCACGCCCCGTCTCCACCAGGTCCTGCTCGTTCTTCCTAGCTCCGCCCCCGCGCTCTTACGCActggctcctccccctccctctttcatCGCTGTCTCGCTTCAGCTGCTTGGCCACGCCCCCTCGCCCTGGCTCCGTTCGGTCGCATGCTTCCCGACTTGGGACCCTGTACCTGGTACTCGGTCTCGAGGCTTGCGTTGGCCGGCGCAGACTGATAGAAACATTGCTTCCTCCCCGCAGGCAGCAGGAACGTGAACTCGCCGTCCTGGATCGGCGGGGGCCCTGCCCCTGCAACCCCGACCGGCGGCAGTAGTAGCCAGAGAGCCAAGGCTAGGCCCGCGCTGGCCGCCATCATCCGGGTCACCCTCCGGTCTGCGGAGAGGTTGCGGTTCCTTTAAGAGCTAGCCCTGCCCCCTCTGCTACTCGGTGGAGCTCATTGGTAGTCCCTTCTGCCGGTGGTGTAAAGCGAACTTAGAGAAAAAGTGAAGGGCCCCCTGAGAGCTTAGCTGCCCGGATGAATGCCTGCTGTGCCTTAAAACACTCAAGCTTCTGGGGGCTTCTTTCTGAGCAGCTTCTAGCTCTGGTCTCAACGGATGGTGagggaaaatgataaaaataagtaCTATGATGGTGCATGTTTCTCAGGCAAAAGTTAAGACAGCTAAGTAGGAGGTTCCCGGGACCTTTTAAGGCTCCTCCCTGCGGTTTTCCCAGAGTACGCTGCGCGCGACGACCACTGGGCCCTCTGGCCCGGGCGGAGTGGACCTTAAATAAGGGCTGGGCTTGGACCCGTACGCGACCGTAGGGCTCACGTATAAGTTGATTCAactgggggagaaagggagacccTTTCGTATTGATGTGGGTGTTTCGTGTTCCTTGTCCGTGGCACCAGGTTCGCCGCCTGACCCTTTACCCCCTTTGCTCCTTAGAGCCATCGCTTTGTCGGTTTCTTCGTCTGTACTGGGGTGATGGGACGACCTCCCCATAGGGCGGCTGTGGGACTCGAGACGAAGCCCTGCCCGTATCCTTGCGTAGAGTCCGTAGAGGGACATAGCCCAGTCTGCATCCCAAAGGTCCCAaactcggggtggggggggggtgggcagcaaATAAGCAGAGTAACTGATATAACCCAGGGTAGGAAAAATGACAGCCAGATGCTTACGAGGCAGGAGAGGGTGGGCCTGGGAGCCACAAAGCCTCCCACACCCACTCTACCCCTTCGACCCTTGGCTTGGAATCATCCCACCGGCCCTCCGTGTCCTCATCCGTAAGACGATGTGATGCTCGTCTTACCTCATTGGGGTGTTGTGAAGATTGAGAGAATGCTCGTTCGGCGCTCAGCATATTATCTGCTATTTTCCAGGCGGATCGCCCACCACTAGGCAGCCCACCATGTAACTAACCTCTGCTCCCTCAGTCTGGCTTAGAATATTTGGAGGCGACCACCCTCTCGGAAGCTGGCAAATAAGCCAAGAAGTC is part of the Mustela nigripes isolate SB6536 chromosome 2, MUSNIG.SB6536, whole genome shotgun sequence genome and encodes:
- the TMED1 gene encoding transmembrane emp24 domain-containing protein 1 isoform X1, with translation MMAASAGLALALWLLLPPVGVAGAGPPPIQDGEFTFLLPAGRKQCFYQSAPANASLETEYQVIGGAGLDVDFTLESPQGVLLVSESRKADGVHTVEPTEAGDYKLCFDNSFSTISEKLVFFELIFDSLQDEEEVEGWAEAVEPEEMLDVKMEDIKESIETMKTRLERSIQMLTLLRAFEARDRNLQEGNLERVNFWSAVNVAVLLLVAVLQVCTLKRFFQDKRPVPT
- the TMED1 gene encoding transmembrane emp24 domain-containing protein 1 isoform X2 is translated as MKTEPRQGARSEGQVGQDQVAGVGVRAQVIGGAGLDVDFTLESPQGVLLVSESRKADGVHTVEPTEAGDYKLCFDNSFSTISEKLVFFELIFDSLQDEEEVEGWAEAVEPEEMLDVKMEDIKESIETMKTRLERSIQMLTLLRAFEARDRNLQEGNLERVNFWSAVNVAVLLLVAVLQVCTLKRFFQDKRPVPT